A genomic window from Vagococcus sp. CY52-2 includes:
- a CDS encoding M3 family oligoendopeptidase, whose protein sequence is MTYSITWDLDSIFNGGIDSKELEQRLLLLDDEITEYQSLVTDWNPETDAPDFQTFEAIMTVQEKLSKGFGQTISFVNAIQSADVNNKKAGSVLAGLLTKLTGFKNANVLFNKKLTNLSTDTWNTLLHSDFAKKQGVAFNLTEAREQSKRLLSENEESVINQLSTDGFNAWSSHYDTIVANIQFPFEEDGKTTYLSAGQAFNRMMGDADKDVRQRLFDTWETTWANYAPLFADTLNHLDGFRLTNNKLHGITDHLQIPLEYNRMKKETLDAMWGTIAANKQPFVDFLTRKAQLFGKEKMDWQDQDAPVILGEFEEKRYTFNEAADFIIENFNKFSPKMADFAKMAFEKSWIEAEDRPGKRPGGYCTGLPENEESRIFMTYGESINEVSTLAHELGHAFHSHVMWDLPSVSQDYAMNVAETASTFAELIVADATLKQAKSAEEKINLLDIKMQNATAMFMNIHARFIFENNFYTERKEKVLTDTEITDLMVAAQKESYCDSLNSYHPHFWASKLHFYIDDVPFYNFPYTFGYLFSLGIYAFAQKQGTSFEDDYIALLRDTASMTTEELAKKHLDVDLTSSEFWQAGIDMMIQDVNTFLELTEDYVK, encoded by the coding sequence ATGACATATTCAATAACATGGGATTTAGATTCAATTTTTAACGGAGGTATTGACTCAAAAGAATTAGAACAACGCCTATTATTACTAGATGACGAGATTACAGAATACCAATCACTTGTCACAGACTGGAATCCAGAAACAGATGCGCCTGATTTTCAAACATTTGAGGCAATCATGACTGTTCAAGAAAAACTATCTAAAGGATTTGGGCAAACAATTAGTTTTGTCAATGCCATTCAATCTGCAGATGTAAACAATAAAAAAGCTGGTAGTGTATTAGCTGGTTTATTGACTAAATTGACTGGTTTTAAAAACGCTAATGTCTTATTTAATAAGAAACTAACTAACCTTTCAACTGATACTTGGAACACACTTCTTCATTCTGACTTTGCAAAAAAACAAGGCGTGGCTTTTAATTTAACAGAAGCTCGTGAACAAAGCAAACGCTTATTAAGTGAAAATGAAGAGTCAGTTATTAACCAATTATCAACAGATGGATTCAATGCTTGGAGCTCTCACTACGACACAATTGTAGCAAACATCCAATTTCCATTTGAAGAAGATGGTAAAACAACGTATCTTTCAGCAGGTCAAGCTTTTAACCGCATGATGGGGGACGCTGATAAAGATGTTAGACAACGTTTGTTTGATACATGGGAAACAACTTGGGCAAATTATGCACCACTTTTTGCAGATACCTTAAATCATTTAGACGGATTCCGATTAACAAATAACAAACTACATGGTATCACTGATCATTTGCAAATTCCATTAGAGTATAACCGTATGAAAAAAGAAACATTGGATGCTATGTGGGGAACAATCGCTGCAAACAAACAACCATTCGTTGATTTCTTAACTCGTAAAGCACAATTATTTGGTAAAGAAAAAATGGATTGGCAAGATCAAGATGCACCTGTTATTTTAGGTGAGTTTGAAGAAAAACGTTACACATTCAATGAAGCAGCTGATTTTATTATTGAAAATTTCAATAAATTTAGTCCTAAAATGGCTGACTTTGCTAAAATGGCCTTTGAAAAAAGTTGGATTGAAGCAGAAGATAGACCAGGTAAACGTCCAGGTGGTTATTGCACTGGATTACCAGAAAATGAAGAATCTCGTATCTTCATGACATACGGTGAATCAATCAACGAAGTCTCTACATTAGCTCATGAATTAGGACATGCTTTCCATTCACACGTGATGTGGGATTTACCATCCGTTAGTCAAGATTACGCCATGAACGTAGCCGAAACAGCTAGTACATTTGCCGAACTGATTGTCGCTGACGCAACGCTGAAACAAGCTAAATCAGCTGAAGAAAAAATCAATTTACTTGATATTAAAATGCAAAATGCCACAGCGATGTTTATGAACATTCACGCGCGTTTCATTTTTGAAAATAATTTCTATACTGAACGAAAAGAAAAAGTCTTAACAGATACAGAAATCACTGATTTAATGGTCGCTGCTCAAAAAGAAAGCTACTGTGATTCATTGAATTCTTATCATCCACATTTCTGGGCAAGTAAACTGCACTTCTACATTGATGATGTGCCATTCTACAACTTCCCGTACACATTTGGGTACCTGTTCAGCTTAGGTATTTATGCCTTCGCTCAAAAACAAGGAACATCATTTGAAGATGACTATATCGCTTTATTACGTGATACAGCGTCAATGACAACTGAAGAATTAGCTAAAAAACATTTAGATGTTGACTTAACATCAAGTGAATTCTGGCAAGCTGGAATTGATATGATGATTCAAGACGTTAATACTTTCTTAGAATTAACCGAAGACTACGTTAAATAA
- a CDS encoding QueT transporter family protein, with amino-acid sequence MENKKEQSAVASWTTQDTAKMAIVAGLYVVVTLVLSVISFGAIQLRLSEMFNYLSLYNKRYIVAVTLGVAIANAFSPLGIIDVLVGSISTFLVLVINYVITKRINNMKIKMVITAMTFAISMFTVAGQLTILYNLPFFYNWLIIGLGELFSMIVSGVMIYWMSKKIDFTK; translated from the coding sequence ATGGAAAATAAAAAAGAACAATCTGCTGTGGCGTCTTGGACAACACAAGATACAGCAAAAATGGCCATTGTGGCAGGATTGTATGTTGTAGTGACGTTAGTGTTATCGGTCATTAGTTTTGGTGCGATCCAGTTAAGATTATCTGAAATGTTTAATTATTTGTCACTTTATAACAAACGCTATATAGTTGCTGTGACATTAGGTGTGGCGATAGCCAATGCTTTTTCACCATTAGGAATTATTGATGTATTGGTTGGAAGTATTAGTACGTTTCTAGTATTGGTCATCAATTATGTCATCACGAAACGTATCAACAATATGAAAATAAAAATGGTTATAACAGCTATGACGTTTGCGATATCTATGTTTACTGTTGCAGGACAACTCACAATATTATATAATTTACCATTTTTCTATAACTGGCTGATTATTGGCTTAGGAGAACTATTTTCCATGATAGTTAGTGGGGTTATGATATACTGGATGAGTAAAAAAATTGATTTTACTAAATAA
- a CDS encoding VanZ family protein: MKSKLSQPKVYTAIAIVIMIILFYSSSKTYTEQSSVPLLQKWLQSEPFASKLQGIMFNYGDSEVSIRAMGYFKFVEFFIRKAAHFFTFFILGGSLFLVLHSKLKQSIWSLFFAWFSATGYAAMDEFHQMLTGDRTPLFQDVMLDSMGALTACVMLVIYFEFGRKQSK; this comes from the coding sequence ATGAAAAGTAAATTAAGTCAACCTAAAGTGTATACTGCAATCGCGATTGTGATTATGATTATTTTATTTTATAGTTCATCAAAAACCTATACAGAGCAAAGTTCTGTTCCGCTACTTCAAAAGTGGTTGCAAAGTGAGCCATTTGCATCAAAACTTCAAGGAATAATGTTTAATTATGGTGACAGTGAAGTCAGTATTCGAGCAATGGGTTATTTTAAATTTGTTGAATTTTTTATCCGAAAAGCCGCTCATTTTTTTACATTTTTTATTCTAGGGGGAAGTTTGTTTTTAGTGTTACATTCTAAATTAAAGCAATCAATTTGGAGTTTGTTTTTTGCGTGGTTTAGTGCGACAGGTTATGCAGCAATGGATGAGTTTCATCAAATGTTAACAGGTGATAGAACGCCGTTGTTTCAAGATGTGATGCTTGATAGCATGGGAGCATTAACAGCTTGTGTGATGTTAGTAATTTATTTTGAATTTGGTCGCAAACAGTCAAAATAG